A stretch of the Malus domestica chromosome 08, GDT2T_hap1 genome encodes the following:
- the LOC108171760 gene encoding uncharacterized mitochondrial protein AtMg00810-like, with protein MDGGDLVILLLYVDDIILTGSNPVKSQVVIDDLAGVFDLKDMGRLSYFLGLHIQYKDDGSLFITQTKYAKDLLRKAGMDSCKPTSTPSKPHAQILAGEGRLLSEPSQYRSLVGALQYLTFTRPDIAHSVNLVCQFMTQPTDLHMLLVKRILRYIQGTVDYGLHYTQNNHFDITAFSDSDWASDITTRRSITGFVVYLGDNPISWQSKKQSTVSRSSTEAEYKALAHCAADIFWIRSVFKDLHQYISDPPSLYCDNLSTLALSSNPVFHSKIKHLDIDYHFVREKIQKGDLTVHYIPTDNQVADVFTKGLHSPIFLKHCRRLGLGIMTATNSASTAQLRLRGE; from the coding sequence ATGGATGGTGGTGATCTTGTAATtctattgctttatgttgatgatataattCTTACTGGTTCAAATCCAGTAAAAAGCCAAGTTGTAATTGATGATCTTGCTGGTGTGTTTGATCTAAAAGACATGGGGAGGTTATCATATTTTTTGGGGTTGCATATACAGTATAAAGATGATGGATCTTTGTTTATAACTCAAACCAAGTATGCTAAAGATCTATTGAGGAAAGCAGGTATGGACAGTTGTAAACCTACTTCAACACCATCAAAGCCTCATGCTCAGATTCTTGCAGGAGAAGGGAGGTTGTTATCTGAACCTAGTCAGTATAGAAGCTTAGTTGGGGCACTACAGTACCTAACTTTTACTCGTCCTGATATCGCTCATTCAGTGAACTTGGTCTGTCAATTCATGACACAACCAACTGATTTGCATATGTTGTTGGTCAAAAGAATTTTGAGGTATATACAAGGGACTGTCGATTATGGTCTTCATTATACACAAAACAACCATTTTGATATCACTGCCTTTTCAGACTCGGATTGGGCATCAGATATTACAACCAGACGATCGATTACAGGTTTTGTTGTATATCTTGGTGACAATCCTATCTCGTGGCAGTCTAAGAAGCAGTCTACTGTGTCTCGAAGTTCTACAGAAGCCGAATATAAAGCATTGGCTCATTGTGCAGCTGACATCTTCTGGATTCGATCAGTATTCAAGGATTTGCATCAGTATATATCCGATCCACCTTCCTTATATTGTGACAACTTATCCActttggcattaagttccaatcCTGTTTTTCACTCCAAAATCAAACATCTGGATATTGATTATCATTTCGTACGAGAAAAGATTCAGAAAGGTGATCTTACAGTTCATTACATTCCCACTGATAACCAAGTGGCAGATGTTTTCACTAAAGGGCTACATAGTCCGATCTTTCTCAAACATTGTCGAAGGCTTGGATTAGGGATTATGACTGCAACAAACTCAGCTTCAACAGCTCAGCTTCGTTTGAGAGGGGAGTAA
- the IAA9 gene encoding auxin-responsive protein IAA29-like (The RefSeq protein has 4 substitutions compared to this genomic sequence), with the protein MELQLGLALALPDHHSPVKGFDMNGVNRSVEKKEIVGLESKSQVGNYKRSFDVAFEKSSSTGAGNESKMLALLLWNDQPNEEDDDDKGRKRRNSCRSIIKNDDGGNHVVGWPPIKSWRKKIHHDHNQHHQYYPLQNNQMANNYKENENDGSAAAANNSMYVKVKMEGEGIVRKIDINLHHSFQSLRDTLITMFSKCKSKEGGAAADYILIYQDKQGDWLLAADVPWQTFIESVQRLQIVRNGG; encoded by the exons ATGGAGCTTCAGTTAGGTCTGGCTCTAGCTCTTCCTGACCATCACAGTCCTGTCAAAGGTTTTGACATGAATGGCGTTAATCGCAGCGTCGAGAAAAAAGAGATGGTGGGTTTGGAGAGCAAAACCCAAGTTGGGAATTACAAGCGTAGTTTTGATGTGGCTTTTGAGAAGAGTAGTAGTACTGGTGCTGGAAATGAATCGAAGATGTTGGCTTTGTTGTTGTGGAATGATCAGCCAAAtgaggaagatgatgatgataagGGGCGAAAGAGAAGAAATTCTTGCAGGTCCATAATCAA GAATGATGATGGAGGAAATCATGTAGTTGGTTGGCCACCAATTAAATCTTGGAGGAAAAAGATGCATCATGATCATGATCAACACCATCAGTATTACCCTCTCCAGAATAATCAGATGGCTAATAATTATAAGGAAAACGAAAACGATGGCTCAGCAGCAGCAGCGAATAATTCCATGTACGTGAAGGTGAAGATGGAAGGAGAGGGAATTGTGAGGAAGATCGACATAAATCTGCATCATTCTTTTCAGTCGCTCAGAGACACCTTGATTACCATGTTTTCCAAAT GCAAAAGCAAAGAGGGTGGTGCTGCAGCTGATTATATACTCATTTATCAGGACAAACAAGGAGATTGGCTGCTCGCTGCAGATGTTCCCTGGCA AACCTTCATCGAGTCCGTGCAGCGCCTGCAGATAGTTAGGAATGGTGGCTGA
- the LOC139198469 gene encoding uncharacterized protein, whose amino-acid sequence MEARRKEGSKFPKIDVFADVYVRPGNELTESLHATMVDKSQLVLQESASQLSSDTPIESVDPPEDAWFHIVTETLDLTFGQRPGTYCRGMGNVKRWESRASSSSQSKG is encoded by the exons ATGGAGGCGCGACGGAAG GAGGGTTCAAAATTTCCGAAGATCGACGTCTTTGCTGACGTTTATGTTCGGCCTGGGAATGAGTTGACCGAGTCCCTTCat gcGACTATGGTGGATAAGAGTCAGTTGGTGCTTCAAGAGTCCGCCTCCCAGCTTTCTTCAGACACACCGATTGAGTCTGTGGATCCTCCTGAAGATGCATGGTTTCACATCGTCACAGAGACGTTAGACCTGACTTTCGGTCAGAGGCCAGGGACCTATTGTCGGGGGATGGGAAATGTCAAGCGATGGGAGAGTAGAGCCTCGTCATCATCGCAATCAAAGGGCTAG